One part of the Chryseobacterium sp. 7 genome encodes these proteins:
- a CDS encoding 3-oxoacyl-ACP synthase III family protein has protein sequence MGAQIKRIEYVFPEIVVTNEDLKKDFPDYDFERFEEKVGIKKRYIVGENETGLDLAVKACNKLFESFDRQKIDYILYCTQSPEYFLPTTACILQDKLGMRTDIGALDFNLGCSGFTYGVNLANALISSGQVENVLLVTAETYSKFIHPKDKTNRSIFGDAAAATLISRTEEDNILKFKFGTDGSGYDKLIIKNGCSRFPLDPGAEEIEYGTDNVYTDNHLYMNGPEIFNFTTKAIPNFVKEIMEVNRIEIGEVDQFVFHQANSFMLEFLRKRIKIEKENFYNDLSDGGNTVSCTIPIALKRYTDSLEEDKELTLGIVGFGVGLSWSGGIIKINNKL, from the coding sequence ATGGGAGCACAAATAAAAAGAATAGAATATGTATTTCCTGAAATTGTAGTCACAAATGAAGATCTGAAAAAAGATTTTCCAGATTATGATTTTGAACGATTTGAAGAAAAAGTAGGGATTAAAAAAAGATATATTGTAGGCGAAAACGAAACAGGTTTAGATCTTGCTGTAAAAGCATGTAATAAGCTGTTTGAAAGTTTTGATAGACAAAAAATAGACTACATACTATACTGTACACAAAGCCCTGAGTATTTTTTACCAACAACGGCCTGTATTCTTCAGGACAAATTAGGCATGAGAACAGATATAGGTGCATTGGATTTTAACTTAGGATGTTCTGGTTTTACCTATGGAGTAAATTTAGCCAATGCTCTTATTTCTTCAGGTCAGGTAGAAAACGTTTTACTGGTCACTGCAGAAACCTATTCAAAATTTATTCATCCTAAAGATAAAACAAACAGGTCTATATTTGGAGACGCTGCTGCTGCAACACTTATTAGCAGAACTGAAGAAGATAATATATTAAAGTTTAAATTCGGTACGGATGGTTCCGGTTATGACAAATTGATTATCAAAAACGGATGTAGTAGATTTCCTTTAGATCCCGGTGCAGAAGAAATTGAGTATGGTACAGATAATGTATATACAGATAATCATTTGTATATGAATGGTCCTGAGATATTCAATTTTACCACAAAAGCCATTCCCAATTTTGTAAAAGAAATTATGGAAGTGAATAGGATAGAAATAGGAGAGGTTGATCAGTTCGTTTTCCACCAAGCCAATTCCTTTATGTTGGAGTTCCTTAGAAAAAGAATCAAAATAGAAAAAGAAAACTTCTATAATGATTTATCAGATGGGGGAAATACCGTATCATGTACCATTCCTATTGCCTTAAAGAGATATACAGATAGCCTGGAGGAAGACAAAGAGCTTACCCTCGGAATTGTAGGATTTGGAGTAGGATTATCTTGGTCAGGAGGAATAATTAAAATAAATAATAAACTTTAA
- a CDS encoding sugar transferase, with protein MYKIFIKRLIDFVTAFFGFLILSPVFIIVTIGLFLANNGKPFFFQKRPGKNGKIFNIIKFKTMNDKKDPSGNLLPDADRLTAIGSFVRKTSLDEIPQLINVLKGDMSLIGPRPLLPKYLSLYNSFQSRRHEVRPGITGWAQVNGRNSISWEKKFEYDVWYVDNISLGLDIKIILLTIKKVFKSEGITQENNATAEEFKGSK; from the coding sequence ATGTATAAAATTTTCATAAAGAGATTAATAGATTTTGTTACTGCTTTTTTCGGATTTCTTATTCTGAGTCCTGTTTTTATCATTGTAACAATAGGATTATTCTTAGCTAATAACGGAAAACCCTTTTTCTTTCAGAAAAGACCAGGGAAAAACGGGAAAATTTTTAACATTATTAAGTTTAAAACGATGAATGATAAAAAAGACCCTAGTGGAAATCTTTTACCGGATGCAGATAGACTTACTGCAATAGGCTCATTCGTACGAAAAACTTCATTAGATGAAATCCCTCAATTGATAAATGTTTTAAAAGGAGATATGTCACTTATTGGACCACGTCCTCTTTTACCAAAATACTTATCTTTGTATAACAGTTTTCAATCGAGAAGACATGAAGTAAGACCAGGAATCACAGGCTGGGCACAAGTGAATGGAAGAAATTCTATCTCTTGGGAGAAAAAATTTGAATATGATGTGTGGTATGTAGACAATATTAGTTTGGGCTTAGATATAAAAATTATTTTATTAACGATAAAAAAAGTCTTTAAGTCTGAAGGGATTACCCAGGAAAATAATGCTACAGCCGAAGAATTTAAAGGATCAAAATAA
- a CDS encoding glycosyltransferase produces the protein MSIIKILLATYNGEKYITDQINSILNQNGVEVDIVVSDDGSKDKTIDIISENYPHIRINKNIPGTGSAAKNFLKMIENLDFSENFDYVAFCDQDDIWLPEKMKSAVDLLKKENAQLYCSNLTKWEESNNSLSTLKKDFPQKKYDYLFEGGSAGCTYVFTKDFALNLQKFIKKVPNVNLKAFSHDWLVYFLARVHRYDVVIDSNSYIHYRIHDSNVHGHLNKLSFNTIKEKSSEVLTGYYQNHIKNYIQYIDKDTEEYKIYNNFLGNYFQRNFMILKYNTQLMRDKKNC, from the coding sequence ATGTCAATAATTAAAATTCTTCTCGCAACGTATAACGGAGAAAAGTATATTACAGATCAAATTAATTCCATTCTTAATCAAAATGGAGTTGAAGTTGATATTGTAGTAAGTGATGATGGAAGTAAAGATAAAACGATTGACATCATTTCCGAAAATTATCCCCATATCAGGATAAACAAAAATATCCCGGGAACAGGTTCTGCGGCAAAGAATTTTCTGAAAATGATTGAGAATTTAGATTTTAGCGAGAATTTTGATTATGTTGCATTTTGTGATCAGGATGATATTTGGTTACCTGAAAAAATGAAATCGGCAGTTGATTTACTCAAGAAAGAAAATGCACAGCTGTATTGTTCCAATCTTACCAAATGGGAGGAATCTAACAATTCCTTAAGTACATTGAAAAAAGATTTTCCACAAAAAAAATACGATTATCTTTTTGAAGGAGGCAGTGCAGGATGTACATATGTCTTCACTAAAGATTTTGCACTAAATCTGCAAAAATTTATTAAAAAAGTACCGAATGTAAATTTGAAAGCATTTTCGCATGATTGGCTGGTATATTTCCTTGCCAGGGTTCACCGTTATGATGTTGTTATTGATTCAAACTCCTACATCCATTATAGAATTCATGATTCTAATGTTCATGGTCACTTAAATAAGCTGTCTTTCAATACGATAAAAGAAAAATCATCAGAAGTTTTGACTGGGTATTACCAAAACCATATCAAAAATTATATCCAATATATCGATAAGGATACAGAAGAATATAAAATTTATAATAATTTTTTGGGAAACTATTTTCAAAGAAATTTTATGATTTTAAAATATAATACGCAGTTAATGAGAGACAAAAAAAATTGCTGA
- a CDS encoding glycosyltransferase family 4 protein codes for MKVCYLTWGETPRSYGVFGSQVLGQFVANTDEIENGSFYFISGVPVIHSGHIREKGKYKEEIQKVKQKLGKINFISTPIFAVQSVAYMHRFLFKFLFHGAESFLSKHLRSIKPDIIHCRGYGATWLALKIKKKYNLNYKVIFDARGLFPEEYALKNKYTQPNENYLFLKKMEKQLLAESDVTIVVSDTMAQSYEEIGAKSIEKIYLSVDTENLNSTSSGSKDEVVYCYLGALTQATWHTTNDLLELYTELRKKTPNCKLKIITTSSHEAIKEVFAEIPENEIMLTSTKNTNELKAALSDVSFGLLPYRKSTSSYEDAVGYSILGTKTVEFTAMGIPVIVNKECGGASVLTNKYDLGITYSPKTFEELSVENINRYINDGKEIERSNVAKDLFDYKKNAERYRKLYQKLTGV; via the coding sequence ATGAAAGTATGTTATTTGACTTGGGGAGAAACTCCAAGATCATATGGAGTCTTTGGGTCGCAGGTCTTAGGACAATTTGTGGCTAATACAGATGAAATAGAAAATGGCAGCTTTTATTTTATTTCCGGTGTACCTGTTATCCATAGTGGACATATTCGGGAAAAAGGAAAGTATAAAGAGGAAATTCAAAAAGTTAAACAGAAATTAGGAAAAATAAACTTCATAAGTACACCTATTTTTGCTGTACAGTCTGTAGCCTATATGCACAGGTTTTTGTTTAAATTTTTATTTCATGGAGCAGAATCATTCCTTTCTAAACATCTAAGATCCATAAAACCTGATATTATACATTGCAGAGGCTATGGAGCAACATGGTTGGCCCTGAAAATAAAGAAAAAATATAATCTTAATTATAAAGTCATATTTGATGCCAGAGGTCTTTTTCCAGAGGAATATGCACTTAAAAATAAATATACCCAGCCCAATGAAAATTATTTATTTTTAAAAAAAATGGAGAAGCAGCTTTTAGCTGAATCTGATGTTACCATAGTAGTGTCAGATACAATGGCCCAATCTTATGAAGAAATAGGAGCTAAATCAATAGAAAAGATATATTTAAGTGTAGATACCGAAAACCTGAATTCTACTTCAAGTGGTTCAAAGGATGAAGTGGTCTATTGTTATCTTGGTGCCTTAACTCAGGCAACTTGGCATACTACAAATGACCTGTTGGAGCTGTATACAGAATTACGAAAGAAAACACCCAATTGTAAGCTGAAAATCATTACAACATCATCGCACGAAGCCATAAAAGAAGTTTTTGCAGAAATTCCTGAAAACGAAATTATGCTGACTTCTACAAAAAATACTAATGAATTGAAAGCCGCACTTTCTGATGTAAGTTTCGGTTTGCTGCCTTACCGCAAATCTACTTCATCTTATGAAGATGCAGTAGGTTACAGTATTCTAGGAACTAAAACTGTAGAATTTACAGCTATGGGTATTCCTGTCATAGTAAATAAAGAATGTGGAGGTGCGTCCGTTTTAACAAATAAATATGATCTTGGGATTACTTATAGTCCAAAAACCTTTGAAGAACTTAGCGTAGAAAATATCAACAGATATATAAACGATGGTAAAGAAATAGAACGTAGTAATGTAGCAAAAGATTTATTTGACTACAAGAAAAACGCTGAGAGATATAGAAAATTGTATCAAAAATTAACCGGAGTATAA
- the wecB gene encoding non-hydrolyzing UDP-N-acetylglucosamine 2-epimerase: MKLLTVLGARPQFIKASSVSREIKKHSEIEEIIVHTGQHYDTNMSDIFFEQMHIPKPNYFLGIGGTTHGAMTGQMIERIEEIVLKENPDVIMVYGDTNSTLAGAIVASKLNIKLAHVEAGLRSFNMKMPEEVNRILTDRVSNYLFCPTDKAIENLHAENYQNTNCSIIKSGDVMLDGALFYKEIATQPNFDVSGNFVLSTIHRAENTNDINRLRNIIESMDAIAEETKVILPLHPRTKKIIQESGIPVKNITIVEPVGYLDMVWLLKNCSLVMTDSGGLQKEAYFFSKPCVTLRDETEWEELVDIGANILTGTDKNKILEAYHASKNKEIVFSDTLYGKGDASSIIIKELLK, translated from the coding sequence ATGAAATTATTAACAGTGCTTGGAGCACGTCCACAATTTATAAAAGCAAGTTCAGTAAGCAGGGAAATAAAAAAACATTCAGAAATTGAGGAAATAATAGTACATACAGGACAACATTATGATACTAATATGTCTGATATCTTCTTTGAGCAAATGCATATTCCCAAACCCAATTACTTCCTTGGAATTGGTGGAACTACTCACGGAGCTATGACAGGGCAAATGATCGAGCGTATTGAAGAAATTGTATTGAAAGAGAACCCTGATGTTATTATGGTATATGGAGATACAAACTCTACTTTAGCAGGAGCAATAGTCGCATCAAAATTGAACATCAAACTTGCACACGTTGAAGCTGGTTTAAGAAGTTTCAATATGAAAATGCCGGAAGAAGTAAATAGAATATTAACGGATAGAGTTAGCAATTATTTGTTTTGCCCTACCGACAAAGCCATTGAAAATTTGCATGCCGAAAACTATCAAAATACGAATTGCAGCATTATAAAAAGTGGAGATGTAATGCTGGACGGAGCTTTGTTTTATAAAGAAATAGCAACCCAGCCCAATTTTGATGTTTCCGGAAATTTTGTGCTTAGTACAATTCACAGAGCAGAAAATACAAACGATATCAATAGATTAAGAAACATTATCGAATCTATGGATGCCATTGCTGAAGAAACAAAAGTAATTTTACCTTTACATCCGAGAACAAAAAAAATTATCCAGGAATCTGGAATACCTGTAAAAAATATTACAATTGTTGAGCCGGTAGGCTACCTGGATATGGTGTGGCTTTTGAAGAATTGTTCTCTTGTAATGACAGATAGCGGCGGTCTTCAGAAAGAAGCTTACTTTTTCAGCAAGCCATGTGTTACCTTAAGAGATGAAACAGAATGGGAGGAATTAGTTGATATAGGAGCTAACATACTAACAGGAACCGATAAAAATAAAATCCTTGAAGCATATCATGCCAGCAAGAATAAGGAAATTGTATTTTCGGATACATTATATGGGAAAGGAGATGCAAGCAGTATAATTATAAAAGAACTTTTAAAATGA
- the asnB gene encoding asparagine synthase (glutamine-hydrolyzing), with amino-acid sequence MCGIAGIISQNREILTYQQLKKMTDAIEHRGPDGEGQWINDNNGVGLGHRRLSIIDLTDAGSQPMHYLDRYSIVFNGEIYNYIEIREFLKTKGYTFVSDSDTEVLMANFDYKREKCLEDFDGMFAFALWDKKEQVLFCARDRFGEKPFFYHQSHNNFYFGSEMKALWSVGVPRETNNRMLFNYWHFGYINNSNDLSETFYKNIFLLEPSHYMIVDPNGKIIKKQKYWDIDYKNQLDKVDFNEVKDTFFRLFETSISRRLRSDVAVGTSLSGGLDSSSTVCMINHMKVNNVEQKTFSARFPNFIKDESVYIDKVLNSVNAKGISCFPTIESMVANVKEIIHHQEEPFGTLSIAAQYEVMKLARDNDVIVLLDGQGADEYLCGYHGLIDSFFIELKKKNEKEYKRQLEIYKQVHASNQINSISRRLRMSFLKEKLSDAQIDKLLGIKSGIDNFTKKDAKKDLYSQYKNEQFKRKYSATSLNEMLYHATFRGGLQELLRYADRNSMAHSLEVRLPFLSHELVEFVFTLPSTCKVNNGFSKYILREAMNDVVPKDIVWRKDKIGYEPPNKNEVNGVPLKSYLIDAFKI; translated from the coding sequence ATGTGTGGAATCGCAGGAATTATAAGTCAGAATAGAGAAATTTTAACTTACCAGCAATTAAAAAAAATGACAGATGCCATTGAGCATCGTGGTCCAGATGGGGAGGGGCAATGGATAAATGATAATAACGGAGTCGGATTAGGACATAGAAGATTATCCATTATAGATCTAACTGATGCCGGTAGCCAGCCAATGCATTATTTGGATAGATATAGCATTGTTTTCAATGGAGAAATATATAATTACATCGAAATCAGGGAATTTTTGAAGACAAAAGGATATACTTTTGTTTCAGATTCCGATACGGAAGTATTGATGGCTAATTTCGATTATAAAAGAGAAAAATGTCTTGAAGACTTTGATGGGATGTTCGCATTTGCTCTTTGGGACAAAAAAGAACAGGTTTTGTTCTGTGCCAGAGACAGATTTGGAGAAAAACCATTCTTTTACCACCAAAGTCATAATAATTTTTATTTTGGATCGGAAATGAAAGCTCTTTGGAGTGTGGGGGTTCCAAGAGAAACAAACAATAGAATGCTTTTCAACTATTGGCATTTCGGATATATTAATAATTCAAACGATCTATCCGAAACGTTCTATAAAAATATATTTTTGCTTGAACCAAGCCACTATATGATTGTAGATCCCAATGGAAAAATAATTAAAAAACAAAAGTATTGGGATATTGATTATAAAAATCAATTAGATAAAGTAGATTTTAATGAGGTTAAAGATACTTTCTTCAGATTATTTGAAACTTCTATCAGCAGAAGGCTTCGTTCCGATGTTGCTGTAGGAACAAGTTTATCCGGAGGTCTTGATAGCTCTTCAACAGTTTGTATGATTAATCATATGAAAGTCAATAATGTTGAACAAAAAACTTTTTCCGCTCGCTTTCCCAATTTTATCAAAGATGAATCTGTTTATATAGATAAAGTTTTAAACAGTGTAAATGCAAAAGGAATAAGCTGTTTTCCGACTATTGAAAGCATGGTTGCCAATGTTAAGGAAATTATTCATCATCAGGAAGAACCTTTTGGAACATTAAGTATTGCCGCTCAGTATGAAGTAATGAAGCTGGCAAGAGATAATGATGTTATTGTTTTATTAGACGGTCAAGGAGCAGATGAATACCTTTGTGGGTATCATGGATTAATTGATTCTTTTTTCATCGAATTAAAGAAAAAGAACGAAAAAGAATATAAGAGGCAATTAGAGATCTATAAACAGGTACATGCCTCCAATCAGATTAATAGCATTTCAAGGAGATTGAGAATGAGTTTCCTGAAAGAAAAACTTTCTGATGCTCAGATTGATAAATTATTGGGAATAAAATCTGGAATAGATAACTTTACTAAAAAAGATGCTAAAAAAGATCTTTATTCTCAATATAAAAACGAACAGTTCAAAAGAAAATACAGTGCAACATCATTAAATGAAATGCTTTATCATGCAACATTCAGAGGTGGTTTGCAAGAATTATTAAGATATGCGGATAGAAACTCTATGGCACACTCTTTAGAAGTAAGGCTACCGTTTTTATCTCATGAATTAGTAGAATTTGTGTTTACTTTACCGTCTACATGTAAAGTAAATAATGGATTCTCTAAATACATACTTAGAGAAGCAATGAATGATGTTGTTCCAAAAGATATCGTTTGGAGAAAAGATAAAATAGGTTATGAACCACCTAATAAAAATGAAGTAAACGGTGTTCCGTTGAAAAGTTATTTGATCGATGCATTTAAAATTTAA
- a CDS encoding acyltransferase has product MKQSILGRINSIFKSKKYESVPVNFLIVNFIFQKLFLLNIFAKFSVHYTSKVSGARNLRFNTNDKKILASFAASGGCYFSIFDGTTLEIGDGTLWSYGVGVHTANHDFFDRDIYIKKSIKIGKNCWIGQGAVITAGVVLGDNVTVGANSVVTKSFPDNVVIGGIPAKIIREL; this is encoded by the coding sequence ATGAAACAAAGTATTTTAGGCAGAATAAACTCAATATTTAAAAGTAAAAAATATGAGTCCGTTCCCGTTAATTTTCTGATTGTCAATTTTATTTTTCAAAAACTTTTTTTATTAAATATTTTTGCCAAATTTTCGGTTCATTATACCTCTAAGGTATCTGGTGCCAGAAATCTACGTTTTAATACTAATGATAAAAAAATATTAGCCTCATTTGCAGCATCTGGTGGTTGCTATTTTTCGATTTTTGATGGTACAACATTAGAGATTGGAGACGGAACATTATGGTCTTATGGAGTAGGAGTACATACTGCAAATCATGATTTTTTTGATAGAGATATTTATATCAAAAAATCAATCAAGATTGGTAAAAATTGTTGGATAGGGCAAGGGGCTGTTATTACTGCAGGTGTAGTGCTTGGAGATAACGTTACCGTTGGGGCAAATAGTGTTGTGACCAAATCTTTCCCAGACAACGTTGTAATAGGAGGGATACCTGCTAAAATTATAAGAGAATTATAA
- a CDS encoding lipopolysaccharide biosynthesis protein: MVEKILNLIKKPAILYSIANMLFLSTIFLADVIVARTYSLEQVGGWKQLILLVQFTATLLSFGFIEGFRYNIAKHHDKIKELLGTVMFIFILISAVIFAFLSFDEVSKTFGELLGINVIIKAGFLIPLLYFLLSANGVYLQVCLSIGKINVILISMVVFCITLAASLFIFLINNFFDFQLNIFLPFLLALGLQLITYLVILKIYPQINMNRINISMMLRYGFPLFIATYLGMFTLHIDKVIINKIGGLSEFAIYSIGALEIPFAGLITKSIVSVSYPKIVKHVENDEIDLATDMWLHDVKKASYFIFPLVFACILFSKQIILGLFGTRYASAVPVFEGYCLILIWRNATYGTLLSIKGKTNYIAISSLISLIINIVFIYFFYNVWGIVGIVRAVFISVVFLVIITLYLENNLKKYVLLFKDKWLLGLLIAIFILYFLKQ; the protein is encoded by the coding sequence ATGGTTGAAAAAATATTAAACCTGATAAAAAAGCCTGCAATTTTATACTCAATTGCCAATATGCTTTTTTTGTCTACTATTTTTTTAGCAGACGTTATAGTAGCAAGAACTTATTCTTTAGAACAGGTAGGAGGCTGGAAGCAGCTTATATTACTTGTACAATTTACTGCTACACTTTTATCTTTTGGGTTTATTGAGGGTTTTAGGTATAATATTGCTAAGCATCACGATAAAATAAAAGAACTTTTAGGAACAGTAATGTTCATTTTTATATTAATAAGTGCTGTTATTTTTGCTTTTTTAAGTTTTGATGAGGTTTCAAAAACATTCGGTGAATTATTAGGGATAAATGTTATCATAAAGGCTGGGTTTTTAATTCCGCTTTTATATTTTTTACTTTCAGCCAATGGTGTCTATTTACAGGTTTGCTTGTCTATAGGTAAAATTAATGTTATATTAATCTCGATGGTAGTTTTCTGCATAACGCTGGCCGCCAGTCTTTTTATATTTTTAATCAATAATTTTTTTGATTTTCAACTTAATATATTTCTGCCTTTCTTACTGGCATTGGGTTTACAGCTAATTACCTACTTGGTTATTCTGAAGATCTATCCACAGATTAATATGAATAGAATAAATATTTCTATGATGCTTAGATATGGTTTCCCATTATTTATAGCTACTTATTTAGGAATGTTTACTTTGCATATAGATAAGGTTATTATTAACAAAATAGGTGGGCTGAGTGAATTTGCTATCTATTCCATAGGAGCACTGGAAATTCCTTTTGCAGGATTAATCACGAAGTCTATAGTAAGTGTTAGTTATCCTAAGATAGTTAAGCATGTTGAAAATGATGAGATAGATCTGGCAACTGATATGTGGCTTCATGATGTAAAAAAAGCATCGTATTTTATTTTTCCATTGGTGTTTGCCTGCATTTTATTTTCTAAACAAATTATTTTAGGGTTATTTGGTACCAGATATGCTTCAGCAGTTCCTGTATTTGAGGGCTATTGCTTGATATTGATATGGAGAAATGCGACTTATGGAACATTATTGTCAATAAAGGGCAAAACCAATTATATTGCAATATCTTCTTTGATATCTTTAATTATAAATATTGTCTTTATATATTTCTTTTATAATGTTTGGGGAATCGTAGGTATTGTAAGAGCTGTTTTTATTTCCGTAGTTTTTCTGGTTATAATTACATTATATTTAGAGAATAATTTAAAGAAATATGTGCTCTTATTTAAAGATAAATGGCTTTTAGGGCTTTTAATAGCAATTTTTATATTATATTTTTTAAAGCAATGA
- a CDS encoding Gfo/Idh/MocA family protein, with product MSEKIKFAVVGCGHIGKRHAEMVSRNAECELVALIDVKDKSSLGIENYEVPFFTSLDAFLNSGIEVDVINIASPNGFHFEQSYKAISAGKHIVVEKPMALNKQHAEKLIFQALHKHKQVFAVMQNRYSPPSAWVKEMVESGKLGKIFMVQLNCYWNRDDRYYKPESWHGKLDLDGGTLFTQFSHFIDIMYWLFGDITNIQAKFADFNHKDLTDFEDSGFVSFDFVNGGMGSINYSTSVWNQNLESSMTIIAENGAVKIGGQYMDKVEVCNVKDYVMPELPPTNPGNDYGAYKGSAANHHYIIENVVDVIKGRNTITTNALEGLKVVDIIERIYELKNS from the coding sequence ATGTCTGAAAAAATAAAATTTGCCGTTGTAGGCTGTGGGCATATCGGAAAAAGACATGCAGAAATGGTGTCAAGAAACGCCGAATGTGAATTGGTAGCTTTAATTGATGTAAAAGATAAATCCTCTTTAGGGATTGAGAATTATGAGGTGCCGTTTTTTACGTCATTAGATGCATTTCTTAATTCAGGGATTGAAGTAGACGTTATCAATATTGCTTCGCCAAATGGTTTTCATTTTGAACAATCTTATAAGGCAATATCAGCAGGAAAACATATAGTGGTTGAAAAACCGATGGCACTTAATAAGCAGCATGCCGAAAAGCTTATTTTTCAGGCCTTACATAAACATAAGCAGGTTTTTGCAGTAATGCAAAACCGTTATTCTCCTCCTTCTGCATGGGTTAAGGAAATGGTAGAAAGCGGAAAGCTTGGTAAAATATTCATGGTGCAGCTTAACTGTTATTGGAATCGTGATGACAGATATTATAAGCCGGAATCATGGCATGGAAAATTGGACTTGGATGGTGGTACTTTATTCACCCAATTCTCGCATTTTATTGATATCATGTATTGGCTATTTGGTGATATTACCAATATTCAGGCTAAGTTTGCAGACTTTAACCACAAAGATCTTACAGATTTTGAAGACTCAGGTTTTGTAAGTTTTGACTTTGTGAATGGAGGAATGGGGTCTATTAATTATTCTACATCCGTTTGGAATCAGAACCTTGAAAGTTCAATGACTATCATTGCCGAAAATGGTGCTGTGAAAATAGGAGGACAGTACATGGATAAAGTGGAAGTTTGTAATGTGAAAGATTATGTAATGCCGGAATTACCACCTACAAACCCAGGCAATGACTATGGTGCATATAAAGGCTCTGCTGCTAATCACCATTACATTATTGAAAATGTGGTGGATGTGATTAAAGGAAGAAACACAATTACTACAAATGCTCTGGAAGGATTAAAAGTTGTAGATATTATTGAAAGAATTTACGAACTGAAAAACTCGTAA
- a CDS encoding acyltransferase gives MSDFFAHETAVIDEGCNIGAGTKIWHFSHIMPNCVLGEKCNIGQNVVVSPGVVLGKNVKVQNNVSIYEGVTCDDDVFLGPSMVFTNVINPRSAVNRKNEYLKTHVGTGASIGANATIVCGHNIGKFAFIGAGAVVTKEVPDYALVVGNPARQMGWMSEFGHRLNFDGEGIAVCEESGEKYKLDNNQVSKI, from the coding sequence ATGTCGGATTTTTTTGCACACGAAACGGCAGTTATTGATGAAGGCTGTAATATAGGAGCCGGAACAAAAATTTGGCACTTTTCTCACATTATGCCAAATTGTGTTTTGGGAGAAAAATGTAATATTGGGCAAAATGTAGTTGTTTCCCCAGGGGTGGTTTTAGGAAAAAATGTAAAGGTTCAGAACAATGTTTCTATCTATGAAGGCGTAACTTGTGATGATGATGTTTTCTTAGGTCCTTCTATGGTGTTTACAAATGTTATTAATCCAAGAAGTGCAGTCAACAGAAAAAATGAATATCTTAAAACACATGTTGGTACCGGAGCTTCCATTGGGGCTAACGCAACGATAGTCTGCGGTCATAACATCGGAAAATTTGCTTTTATTGGTGCCGGAGCGGTAGTAACTAAAGAAGTTCCCGATTACGCATTAGTGGTAGGAAACCCTGCACGACAAATGGGGTGGATGAGTGAATTTGGACACCGTCTGAATTTTGATGGAGAAGGAATTGCTGTGTGTGAAGAAAGCGGTGAAAAATATAAATTAGATAATAATCAAGTTTCAAAAATTTAA